Sequence from the Gracilinanus agilis isolate LMUSP501 chromosome 6, AgileGrace, whole genome shotgun sequence genome:
ATAAAGTCTTTCCTTCCTTAGGAATATAACATTAATCTCATTGCTCATGAATATGCAATTCGTATGGTCTCCCATCATGATGAAGGGGATGAAAAATCATCGGctagatggcctgaaaagattaactttttttttttttacaaatagaaaatgaTTCATTAGATATGTGTTAAAAACTCATAAGTTTCTTTTGAAACAGTGTTCAAAGCAATTTGTCTTTGTGGCTGGTTTGTGGATATGTAGTGGGACACAAAATATCTCGGGACTTTTTACACTGTTACTCTCTCCTTCCCACAGACTCTTGAACCTATAATATTAAAACAATATTCTAAAATAAGGAACAGGGGAATaacatgaaagagagaaaaaaaaaaaggccagggGGATATGTTTGAGATACTCAAAGGTAATGGAACAGAGGGTAAATAAGTggttcagcggattgagagccaggcctagacatgggaggtcctgggctcaaatctggcctcagttacttcctacctgtgtgaccctaggcaaatcacttaacccccattgcttaagcccttatcactcttctgtcttggaaccaataaacagtgttgaatctaagacagaaaataagagtttaaaaaaactaacAGAACAAAGTCAAAACTCTATAAAGACTTTGAAACATTAGGCAGGACAGAATATGTCTGAGTATGGTCTATTGATGGACAAGTAAAAAGACTTAACCTCTGGGAAAAGTGCAAAGAGCATTGGATCTGAAAGAAGAGGGCCTAGTTCCAAATCCTGGCTCTATTGTGATTATATGTTGAGAAAATCATATTTCCCTAAGcctttccttcttcaaatatAAAGGGTTAGAAGGGTTAATTAATTGGTTTCTTAAGGTCCTTTACAGCCTTCAGTACAGAACAAAAAATAGCAGCTGTAACAGCAGTTTATTCTTGAAAATCATCGAGGCTATTCCCTAGACTCGGtgtcattaaacattttttttaaccaatggATTCTTTTAAATGACTACTGGAATATTCCCTAAGGAATTAAAATGGACCATTCTTCAATGATCAGTGGAGAAAAAAGCACTTGATATGTTGAGCAGAGTATAGCACCTTACAAATATGGTCTTACAAAGAAGTTGTGTAAAGGATGCCATCAATGAAACACACGATCTGAAAAATAAGATGGTTGGGTCATGTAATGAGGACAAAAAATAATAGATGGATTCCATGTGCGCACCATTGTTAACCTTGGACTATCAAAAGGAATTGAAGAAGGTTGTCACCAGGTTGGGTGGGCCAACCCCCTATGGTGAAATTATGGGAAAACATAGACAAGTCCAGCAGGATGgagaacatgaagaggctatgtAATCTGTGACGATGGAGAGTCACAGTGTATATTTATTGATTGAGCAATGTGTATTAGGAATATCTATATATTGAGTAAAACCACAGGTGTTCTAAGGTAGGGGTGACAAAGTAtagaaatgtaattgggaaatgtttacaAAGTAAATAAGACCATATTACAACATTAAAAAACACTCATAAATTCTTTCTCTATACCTAACACCATCTCTAAGTCCTCCCCACCATAACCTTAAACATGTTCCTaagctctttaaaatttttgaagtgAATGGAGGTAGTTAGGTGGTAACAGTAACTTGAGCACTGGGTCAAAATTTAGGAGGATCTGAGTTTATATCTGAGTTCAAAAACTTACTCGCTGTGCTGCTAGACAAATATTTTagtctgtttacctcagtttctccaactgtaaaatggagataaaaatagaatttttgcttggcacatagtaggcatttaagaaatgcttgtttaatTCCCTCTAAAATGTATACAAGACCATTCTCACTATATACAGTCTTGTAATATGAATAATATCTAATAGTAATAGTATGTTATAATTAGAACTCAGATTTCtgtcttccagttctaacatgaGTACTCTGATCAATCCATCATTTATCTTTCATTATCATTGGAAAAGGATATGTCTCTTGTCTCTAAAGTCAAATATCAATTCCTATTTtgagcatttaaagtcctttacaacttGGTTCCTTCCACCTTTCtagatttattatataataatacctTCAATGTACTCTAAGGTGGAGCTAAATTGATTTCCTTACCATTACTGCAATATATCATTCCATCTCCCACTGCCATGACTCTGTATAGTCTGTTCCCCAAATCTGGAATGTGTTCTTTCCTTACCATTATCCTTTACAttctctagcttctttcaaagtTTATCTCAGCAGCCACCTCATGCAAGCAGTGTTGCTGACCCTTTCCCAGTCCTGATTGATTTTAGCGCTTTCCCTCTAGAGCCCCAATTCATCCTGTATAAATCTTCCTTATatgttgtttacatgttgtctctctaaTAACATGCTAATCTCCTCAAAATCAGGATCTATTTTCTGCCATTATTTGTACCCCCAGTGATTGGCATAGAGCCTGGTATATAAAAAGCACTTAATACTTCTGAAATGATTAGATTTGACTCCATTCTCCCATTTCCCAGTACATatattgtaaaagggaaaaattatggttggactgtaTATTTAAGTTTTTGGTCACCAAGAGATCAATTACACACTTTCCAAATTGAAAACCCAAAttaggatgacttttatggtagtttgttTACAAGTAGGAAgagtgaaggtagggaaaatgagagagagagagagagagaaactctggtggCCTGGTCCAGAGGCCCAAATCATGCAAGGCTTCAGAGGCTCTAGCAAAGGGGACACAggggttaattaaacaaggcttctagtcaTGAGGTCTCCTCTAAGATGAGAAGCCTCTTTAGGGCGAGGGCCTCCAGAAACaacaaggaaagggagtcagcctaatttacccacgtgacaattcaaagggaagcagcctgaggtctcaacCCAAGCTCCTCCAAGACAAAGTTCAAAGGGCAAGATCCCCTTCAAAGGAAGTTactatcatatttaaaagatagttctttttgtcacttcctgagTCCTCCTCCAGTACTATGTGTACAAATGGCAGCTTCAATCTTGTTTTgaactgcccagagggcagtcacttgtttttgatttgtcacttcctagcacatgtgggtcatagacctccctccctcaccacttaattctaagttgggtggggtggaacactcctggtggctaaagtctaaagaatgaataaggttgagctaattccattttcacaatatctatttttgttgtattttctttgcatatacatatatatatatatatattaatttatactaATATGTGTTgatttccctgaaagaatataagattcttaagcattctagttttttttttctttatgctccACTCACATTGCAAAGTGAATAGTAGTTGgctaataataatgttttttggttgtttttttttttaatttatctctttGAGGACAGTGAATTGGATCATAATAAACACTTCATTGGATATGAGATCCAAAGGTTTTGGTTCTAATCCTGTCTCAGCTAAAATAGTTGTGTGGCTCAAACAAATCACATTGACTTAAGGTCTCAGAATCCCCAGACATCAAATTAGGATATGGAGCTAGACAATCTCTAAAGTACCTCCAAACTATGAAAGTTTTTGATCTAAGTAAGTAATTCAGTCACCCAAAGGCAGAAATAATGAAACCAAAAAGGCAATGTTCCTAAAGCCAATTATGGTCTCTCCTACTTCCACAAGTCTATCAAGGTAGAGATTTGGGTGCTCATCATCCCCCTGCCTTAGTTTCTCAAAAGAGCCTCATGCATTTGAACTATATGTATGAATTCTCATTGCCTCTGCTAAATCCTCTCTACAACATTTTAAATATACCATGTTGGCATTGGATGAATGTTCAAGGTCCTGGTGTTGTTCTGGCCAAGAGGCTAAATTGGGGTTGCTCCTAGTCTCTGCAATGAACTTTGCCCTTTCACTGGGGGTATACAGCTCAACCAAAAGCAATTCAATGTTTTCAAAGGTGGGATTATAAAGATTCACTGCCCTCCTGAACTCCTTTATCGActtgtgaagattaaaataatACTGTGGGAACCTCCTCTTCAAGATCTCTAGGTCCCTCCCAGAAAATGGCTTGTACCCTTCACATGCAGGATCCCTGAATCAGGTTGGACCACGTTTCTGTCACAAATGGGTAAGATGGTTACAGCAGCAACCTCAGCCCCTTTTGCCTCTTCTTCATTGTTACTATCTTTGGCTTTATCTGTGGTGTTGTCTTGGTTAATCCCTTCAATCAGTTCTAATTGTAGAATAGTCTTGGCATCTAGTTCTTTGCCTGCCTTCATTTGCCTGTTTTTCTCTATGAGTTCTCTTACTTGCTGTTTCAGTGCCTCAGTGACCACTTTGGTATCTTCTGTATTGTCAAAAGCTTGCCCAATTAACTTTCCCAGAACTCAATAACGTTGAAATAGTAACACCAGTATTGCCCCTCCAGTTGGATAGCTTGCCCAATACTTATAGTCAGCCACTGATAAAAGTCATATAATTTGAATAGTTCCATCAAAAACTGGGGTATTAAAATTACCCAGAAGTTGCAAAATCCCTTCCAAAGACTGTATAATAAAAGGGGATTGCTCCCTGCTGTGACCAACATCCTATTTAGAGAACCAGCCATGGTGTAACTTCAGGTTCAGAAACCTAGGCTGCCTCCCAGCTCCCTCTGTCCCCCAAAGAGTGATCTTGCCAAGCTGGGTGTCTTGCTTTTATTACCCACAtacttaactgccccaactgcctcTCTCTCCTGGACTTCTGGgagtactgtggaattctgtgaggcagttcaccccacttaagattatttATGTTACTATATATATCTGACAGGTTTGAAAtgcatttcatttgatcttcatactTCCCTGTAGGTGCTGTTGTTACCCCCAtctaatagatgaggaaacaggcttagGAAACACTGATTGATACAGTTTATAAACAAGAGAAAACTTTTCTCTGTGTTATTTGACCAGAGGCCATCCAGTGTGACTTCCTTTGGATAGGAAAGTGGGAAGAAGAACCATAATGATTTCTTGTCTGCACAGCTGTCTCCTTTGATTAAGAGCTTAGCCTTTCTGCTATACTGTGGTATTGTTCTGgtgtttcagttctgtctgactctttgtgaccccatttggagttttgggGGAaggatactaaaatggtttgtcactccttctccagttcattttatagattagaaaactgaggtaaacagagcttggccaaggtcacacagctagtaagtgtctgaaattggatttaactcaagtcttcttgattccaggttccatccactgccccacctaggtTCCCATTGCCCTGTGTAAAGGAGACTAAGTCACTTAAACAGCATGCACTCTCATCAACCCAGCCTGTTATGACATATTGAGCGAACATCCAAGCTGTCCATATTCTGATGAAACTGCAATGCCATAGGCCTCCTCAGGTTGCTTAGAGCTTTCTCCTATAACTTCCACATATTGGTGCATTTTCTGCCTGGTCTCAAGTTGATTCAATTGACCAAATATATCTAGGTGGTCACACATCCCAATCCAAAGTACCATGGTTTATCGGTAGTATTGATGAGTGTATCTGAGTCTTTCCTAGTTAACAAACAACCTTGAATGTTACAGAGTAGCCCAGGTATTGTGAGGGGTAGGCCAAGGAGCCAACATTTCATTACTCAAGAAACCTAGCCCCCTGGAAAAACCAGGACGTGGCGATGAAGTTTTCCCTCCCATGGGTTGCTAAGGCTAATTTGACCCCTTGAATATGCAATCAGTACTTTATCCTGTCTTGATACAGGAGAGTATAAATAAACAATCAATCACACTGCCAGGAGAACTTAAGCACCTTTGCTATGAACAGTTAAGAATTTATTGGTTGTatgttcaaattttattttcaaagcactttgtctTGGTTGGAGACTATGGCTGGTTCGGGAAGGCTTATTGGGGCACAAAATGTTTGGATTATACAAATGGTTGCTCTCGCCTCATCGTTGACCTCTGACACCATCAAATTAAAATGATGTTtttgacaaaagatgggaatacgATGAAAATAAAGCAACATAAGAAAATAGAGGATTTCTAGAAATACTCAAAAGTAGCTGAACaagagggcaactgggtggcttagCAGTTAGAAAACCAGGactggagataagaggtcttaggttcaaatatgtcctcagacacttccaagctatattaccctggtcaagtcatttaatcctcattgcttagtcctcattgctcttctgccttagaatcaatatcaattctaaagcaaaaggtatgagttaaaaaagaaaagtaatgaaaCGAAATTAAAGCACTACAAAGAAGGCCCTGAAATATTAAGCAGCACTAGTTGTGAATGAGTGTGGGCCACTGACTCTCAGGTTAAAAGTTTACCTCTTGAAACAGTAcaaagagcactggatctgaaGATAGTAGACTTTGGTTCCAATCTTGACTATGGGATGCTGAGGaacttaatttccattttctaggtcttggtttcttcacatgtaaaagaGGGGAGGGCAaactttttgattttttaagatCCTTTCTAATAGAAtccaaaattaatgaaataagttGTAATATTAATTGATGCCTGAAAATTAATAAGTCCACCTCTTAAGCTAAGAACTATTTTTTAAGTTTGTAGAATTTCTGAccatctggtgaaacctatgggtTCCTTTTGagaatgtttttaaaggcataaaatagatatgaattatacaataaacaaattatattCAAGCGGtttccaaaatgtattttttaaaagaaaaacacaagttCATGGGAACCAGGTTAAGTACACTTTAATGCTTTTAGGTGAATGAAAAATACATTTGTGAAAACATACTATGTGCAAACATCTTACTAAGGAGgttggaatacaaagaaaacattaagaaatctccactctcaaggaactcacattctaatggcagAGAATAGAGGAGAGAGACAGCAAACAGAAAGTTTTATCTGAAGTCAAATAGAATAATCCCAGAAGCAAAAGAGATGGCAATACAATTTCTATTGTGTCATTTCCATTAATAAGATCATGTAAATATCTATTTGATATTTCAAAGGAATTTTGAGGCAAGTAGATTTTTCCAGGTCTTTGGATATTCTTTAAGTTCCCATGGATGAAGTTGATAAGCTGTATCTTCCCCATATGATGCCTACAACAGCTGTCCTGGAAGATGAGCCAATAACTGGGGGCAAATTGGTCATATCGTTGGTAGCAAGGAATACAGGTCTCCACTCCATAGTGATTTGTGCTCTCAATGATGGGACCAGTATCTCGGACAGAAGGACAACCTATAGGCTTGAAGGTACTGCTATTCAGATAGTCCTTTCAGTATACACAGAGATTTAGAAAGATGTCTACATCTAagtatcaataaatatatatcaatCTATCATATctatagacagacaggcagacagaaagattagatagatagatagatagatagattgattgattgatagatagatagatagatagatagatagatagatagatagatagaagatagatagagggaaggatggaggaaggaatgaagggaggaatgaagagagggggaagggagacagagacagacagaaagagagagagagagagagagagagagagagagagagagagagagagaaccacaAGTCCAAGAGGTCTCATTAGAATTATTACAGGGCATATCTGCTTCTTCATTCTTCATACTTCCCCATACCACCCCTTAGAAGGGACTTCCTAGTCAGAGAATGGATCCTTATCCAAAAAATATCATGAGTggactacctcacacctagcagattggccaatatgggagcaaaggaaagtaataattgttggaggggttgtggcaaaattgggaaactaatgcactgctggtagagttatgaattagtccaaccattcttatgagcaatttggaattatggccaaagggATTCAAAAGAatacctgtcctttgatccagtcataccacttctgggtttgtaccccaaagagataataaggaaaaatatgtgtacaaaaatatttataactgcactctttgtgatggcaaaaaattggaaaacgagaaGGTGTCCATttattggggaatagttgaaaaaattgtggtatctcatggttatggatactattgtgctgaaaggaatgatgaactggagaatatCTATGTGAACTGTaaggacctccaagaattgatgcagagtgaaatgagcaaaaccaggagaacattgtacatgagactaatacattgtagcacaatcaaatgtacaatgatccagaacaatccagcAGTACTTGTgagaaaaaatgctctccacatccagagaaagaactgtaggagcagaaatgcagaagaaaaacatatgatcaatcacatgtttctatagggatatgattggagttttggcattaaaagatcactctattgcaaatataaataacatggaaataggttttgaacaatgatacacatataacccagtggaactgtttgtcagctatgggagtggagagggaagacaGGTGGGAaatatcatgaatcatgtaaccatggaaaaatattctaaataaataaataatatcatgGGTGGACCTCATTCTTATTTTCCCaaagaaaattttttcctttctaatgttCTTCGGAATGCATTTTTCACCTCCTTATTTCTCAAGCTGTAGATGAGGGGATTCAACATGGGAATCACTGCCGTGTAGAAGACAGACACAACCTTGTTAAGGTCCAGGGAGAAGCCTGCACTGGGCCTTacataaataaagaaaagagtccCATACATGATGCTGACAGCAGTCAGGTGTGAGGAGCAGGTGGAAAAGGCCTTGGACCTACCTTCAGCAGAACGGATCCTGAGAATGGCCAAAAGGATATATATGTAGGAAATTAGAATAGTCAGACCACTGAAGACTCCCACAGCTCCAGCCATGATGAAAAGGACTAACTTATTGAGGTGGGTGTCAGCACACGCAAGAGAGAGCAAGGGTGATATATCACAGAAGAAATGATTGATGACATTCTGGCCACAAAAGGGCAAGTGGAAAGTTAAGACTGTATGAGTCATAGAGCTTAGAAGGCCCATGGCATAAGGCCCAACCACCAGATGGATGCAGACACTCTGAGACATGACAACTGTATAGAGTAATGGGTTGCAGATTGCCATATACCGATCATAAGCCATTGCAGCTAAAAGGAAACACTCAGTGGCCACAAAGAGTCCAAAGAACCACATCTGTGCTGAACAGCCTAGGAAAGAAATGGTTTTCTTCTCTACAAAGAAGTCAGTCAACATTTTGGGGGCAATAGTAGAAGAAGAGCAAATATCTACAAAGGACAAGTGACTGAGAAAAAAGTACATGGGGGTGTGAAGCTGGGAGTCTATCCATATCAGGATGATCATACCCAAGTTCCCAAAGACAGTGAtgagatagaaaaacagaaacatgaGAAAGAGAAGAACCTGTTGCTGGAGATGTTCTGTAAAtcccatgaaaaaaaattcagtcacCATGGTTTGATTCTTATCCTCCATTATATGCTATCatctgataaaagaaaaaaagactagttTTATTACTGAAATTTtctagaatgttcttcctctcttctaccttaTAGAATGCCTAGTTTCCACCAAAGTACAAATGTCAGTGCTTTCTTCCTCATGAGATTAtctttataagaatttttttctccttgttttcaATAGGGAAGAGAGACGAGTAATAATGTTTCTatccgagagagagagagagagagagagagaacaagaggaaTGACAGTAGTCTATTTTAAAAGTACACAGGAGAATGTGGAAGACAATTCATGTGGAAACCCAGATGAGAAGGACAATCATTGAATAAcgatttgaattttttattgcaaagtatttttgttttaataaagcaGGATGGAATGGAGGGTTATGGTTTAATGAATAATCTACTTTTAATCTTTAACTTTGTATgtagaatgatcattttgttttaggattaaatttatttttaatattttcaatcaataaaagaaatttcCTTGTAGTATGAAGTATTCTTTATTTTGCATAGTTTATTTGTAGCTCATGTGGAAAAGCAGCCTTCTCTCACTAgctcattttctttattcattgtTGTCCAAGAATACAAGGCAATCTGGGAGTATGTTCAGATATTTCctcattaattattaaaattgcaACCTTTCTCAttaatcaattattattattgaagtaagcctaatttattacatatttctgaaaaaaatggaTAATCCTCTTATCCCATAAGCTTTtggtcatctctctctctctctctttctctgtctccctctctctctttctctgtctctctctcattctctctcttcttctctctctttgtctctctcttctttctatgtgtgtgtgcatgtgtgtgagtatatatgtaatataaacatacataaaatatgtatgtaaatattgtGTCAAACATCCTAAATTTCATGACAAATCAAAATCATTATCTATAGAATTTATGCAGAAAgtaacaaatgataaaaataatatgaataattatttataatgaaTCTACTATGAGAAAAATCCACAGCCAAAGTTCTCTCTAACCATGACTACTATTCCTGACTTCTCCTTAATTTCAGAAATTCAATTTTCTCAGGAACCCAGGATATAAGCAAAATCTCTTTTGACTTCTAGGTGGCCTAATGGATAGTTTactggaattggaatcaggaagatctgagtttgaaaaTTTCCTCAGgcactcattagctatgtgaccttggccaagtcatttaccctccatctccatcactttcctcatctataaaaatagagaCAATAGTACCACTGTGagcataaaatgagatgatatttgtaaaacacattgcaaatattaaagcactacataaatactagcatgtattagtaataatagcatcaagaatttttgtcacttttcttGACAAGAGGAAGGTTAAAATCAACTTTCTCAAAACTGTTATTATGCCACTCCTTGTGCTCTATCCTCTTACCATCTTTCTGCAGCCATCACAAGATTCTTCAGAATCTTGCTTAAGTCCTTAGTGTCCTCACAGCCTCCTCAAAGAAGGAAAGTTAAGCCAAAATTgttcattatattcaatttagCCTCCATAGATAGTAATAGGAGTTTTATTCTCTGTGGGAAAAAAACTATAGGAAAACTGGGTCCCTATTACAGCAGGCAAACTCCATCAGTAGAATATAGAACCCTTTGAGAGccctaattcattttttctttgtgtcctcatGACCAAGCAGAGTGTTTTGTACATTCTtagcacttaatatttattgaacactcaCTAAATAAATCAGTTACTAATGCTAGTTGTCTTAGGTCATAAAGTGACCTTAAGTGCTTTGAGTTTTGTCCCTTTTCCCCCGTTGCCCACTTACCTTTCTTGGCCGACATTTCAGGTAGGGGGAGGACATATTTTATCAACCGACTTGAGAAGGTGCATAATGGTGCCTCTGTGTATCTGTAGAGAGATACTTCTTTTTCTCAATCATCCATGTTACTACTCATCTCCATTAGGGCGGCTAGAGGTGTCCAGTAATGGGAACATCCCAGAACCCTAACTGTATCAACAGCTAAGAACAAGATCTTCCtagaatgtaaatggaatgaggTGATCAGTGGGCCACATGAGATAAGCAAAAGAATGTAGATTCTAAAAAGAACTGGGAGTCCCAGAGCCCTCTAGTCCTCTTTATTGCTCTCCCTTGAGATTCAGTCATTTGTGAAGAAATCTTTTTCTGTGGTCTCTCTCCATTTGCCCTTCTTCACTTAAACCAGAAAGAGGATATACATTTGCCGTAGGATTAAGTTCTATGACAGGCTGCATCATTAGGAAGGGAAAGACATCAACTCAACGGGGTGGTCTAACTGCCCCAAAGAATCTCTTTCCTCCAGATTCCTGAAATACAATTATCCAAAGTGAAAAGCTTCCTTAGGAGAGGTtctgatctctctctttctctttcaattaGTTGTAAACACCACTGCCACGTAAGTGTTCCTCACACCACTTTAATCCACTTACTACCATGATCAAAACATTTTGATCATTCCCCAATTGTCTGCAGAATAAAATTAAAGCTAGGTAGCATGGAATTCAAATCCCTCCACAGAACAGCTCTCACCTGTCTTTACTGCTTTAT
This genomic interval carries:
- the LOC123251852 gene encoding olfactory receptor 5G3-like; translation: MEDKNQTMVTEFFFMGFTEHLQQQVLLFLMFLFFYLITVFGNLGMIILIWIDSQLHTPMYFFLSHLSFVDICSSSTIAPKMLTDFFVEKKTISFLGCSAQMWFFGLFVATECFLLAAMAYDRYMAICNPLLYTVVMSQSVCIHLVVGPYAMGLLSSMTHTVLTFHLPFCGQNVINHFFCDISPLLSLACADTHLNKLVLFIMAGAVGVFSGLTILISYIYILLAILRIRSAEGRSKAFSTCSSHLTAVSIMYGTLFFIYVRPSAGFSLDLNKVVSVFYTAVIPMLNPLIYSLRNKEVKNAFRRTLERKKFSLGK